A window of the Brassica napus cultivar Da-Ae chromosome C5, Da-Ae, whole genome shotgun sequence genome harbors these coding sequences:
- the LOC125587835 gene encoding uncharacterized protein LOC125587835 produces MAAPTTEEPPPMVTDGNMSQASQFGKKSWVQAAQSKHVLVSHDVKVEVVDGQEMVEIPDDLLVNTVPLWEDFLEGRFLDPAPHVAKIHIIFNKIWPLGNKNIKIDVFAVNEKVVKFRITDQQTRSRILRRGMWNIAGIPMILSKWAPLEEKKEDEEEVKIVPMWVTMKNVPSTMFSWKGLGFIASSVGKPVRLHPETELCSNFDEAKVFVNANMTKPLPNAYRFRSKSGINANIEFTYPWVPTKCSLCAKWGHNEKECLKKKEEVREKDVGNGKENVVPTQSANMEETMSVPEKSTKGKDTEEFDATVEVSVTDSSDLVGDDAVEQPSEVEEIREEIGEAAESGAEVRENWLNVSPGKVGRSAEKKQDLETVISPSRFQLLADEEEEEDHITTHEP; encoded by the coding sequence ATGGCGGCGCCGACGACGGAGGAACCTCCTCCGATGGTGACGGATGGGAATATGAGCCAGGCATCGCAGTTTGGGAAGAAATCGTGGGTTCAAGCGGCTCAATCAAAACATGTTTTGGTGAGCCATGACGTAAAAGTTGAGGTTGTCGATGGGCAAGAAATGGTAGAGATACCGGATGACCTTCTAGTCAACACAGTTCCCTTGTGGGAAGATTTCCTTGAGGGACGTTTTCTGGATCCCGCTCCTCACGTGGCGAAGATTCATATCATTTTTAACAAGATATGGCCATTAGGAAATAAGAACATTAAGATTGACGTGTTTGCGGTTAATGAAAAGGTAGTGAAGTTTCGGATTACCGATCAACAAACAAGGAGTCGCATTCTGCGACGAGGAATGTGGAACATTGCCGGCATCCCAATGATTCTATCAAAGTGGGCGCCATTGGAAGAGAAAAAGGAGGACGAGGAAGAGGTTAAGATTGTACCTATGTGGGTTACAATGAAGAATGTACCGTCTACTATGTTTTCATGGAAGGGACTAGGTTTCATTGCTAGCTCAGTTGGGAAACCTGTGAGGCTGCATCCCGAGACGGAGCTTTGTTCGAATTTCGACGAGGCTAAGGTCTTTGTAAATGCAAACATGACAAAGCCACTTCCTAATGCGTACCGTTTTCGCTCGAAGTCTGGTATAAATGCGAACATTGAATTCACTTACCCATGGGTACCTACGAAATGCTCTCTTTGTGCTAAATGGGGTCACAATGAGAAGGAAtgtttgaaaaagaaagaagaagtaaGGGAGAAGGATGTGGGGAATGGAAAAGAGAATGTTGTCCCTACACAAAGTGCTAATATGGAAGAGACAATGTCAGTGCCAGAAAAGTCAACGAAAGGAAAAGATACTGAAGAGTTTGACGCGACTGTGGAAGTATCTGTAACTGATTCTTCAGATCTTGTGGGTGATGACGCAGTTGAGCAGCCCAGTGAAGTTGAAGAGATCAGAGAGGAAATAGGGGAAGCTGCTGAAAGCGGAGCAGAAGTAAGGGAGAACTGGTTAAATGTCTCTCCGGGGAAAGTAGGAAGATCAGCTGAAAAGAAGCAGGATTTGGAGACAGTTATCTCTCCGTCCAGATTTCAACTACTAGCTgacgaagaggaagaggaagaccaTATCACCACTCATGAGCCTTAG
- the LOC111213811 gene encoding uncharacterized protein LOC111213811 — translation MEAFSTTNQTLQISGDETSMFITYSIAAHKVVVMVTTGILGLLQLINQQSSGFETHKAAFLSFCIFILFYAILRGREAIDWRLRPGIVPRLVGHASHLFGGLAVLVLVSVVYVPFALVLLLWFLWLSVVVYDTFNAFMIYSEASISGSDSPQLPPV, via the coding sequence ATGGAGGCTTTCTCCACCACTAACCAAACACTCCAAATCTCCGGCGATGAAACGTCAATGTTTATCACATACTCCATTGCAGCCCACAAAGTCGTTGTCATGGTCACTACCGGAATTCTAGGATTACTTCAGCTCATAAACCAACAGTCATCTGGTTTTGAAACACATAAAGCAGCATTCCTCTCTTTCTGCATATTCATTTTGTTCTACGCCATTCTTCGCGGCCGTGAAGCCATTGACTGGCGGCTGCGTCCCGGTATAGTGCCAAGGCTCGTGGGACACGCAAGCCATCTATTTGGAGGTCTAGCTGTTCTTGTGTTAGTCTCTGTAGTTTACGTGCCGTTTGCTTTAGTCCTTCTTCTCTGGTTTCTCTGGCTCTCCGTGGTGGTTTACGATACTTTCAATGCATTCATGATCTACTCGGAGGCGAGCATATCCGGCTCTGATTCACCACAACTACCGCCAGTGTAA